The following are encoded together in the Dermacoccus nishinomiyaensis genome:
- a CDS encoding TDT family transporter, with the protein MSTATATDVMPHRTTGSFFENPTVPAASPAWYGSVMGSAILGTLSELRTDVIPFGHTLAVGFWLIACTLLVVLTVSFVARIARDRAAFRASVANPVAMAQWGMVSMGVLAVGSATSAVLPAISSGLSDAAWRADLVLWAIGTVIGLATAVAVPARLLVVDPSTPTTVWGLAVVPPMVSATVGAGIVGWLSSPQARVWMLIASAACFFVALVLGAIIFAIAYRHHWLVEPLPLAASITAWLPLGVVGQSSAAAQAIAKQSASMLQGPFATTVTQIGHVYGYVMLTIGVPLVAWALAMTVRGFTKRMPFSPGWWGMTFPVGTLVLGSTMLGRSSHHAIFTWAGGALYLFLLGTWSVCAISSLLAVRHQRALRHA; encoded by the coding sequence ATGAGCACAGCCACCGCCACCGACGTCATGCCTCACCGCACCACCGGCTCGTTCTTCGAGAACCCGACGGTGCCCGCGGCGTCCCCGGCCTGGTACGGCAGCGTCATGGGCAGCGCGATCCTGGGCACGTTGAGCGAGCTGCGCACCGACGTCATCCCGTTCGGCCACACGCTCGCCGTGGGCTTCTGGCTCATCGCCTGCACCCTGCTCGTCGTCCTCACCGTGTCGTTCGTGGCGCGCATCGCTCGCGATCGCGCTGCCTTCCGCGCGAGCGTCGCGAACCCCGTCGCGATGGCGCAGTGGGGGATGGTGTCGATGGGCGTCCTCGCCGTCGGATCGGCGACGTCCGCGGTGCTCCCGGCGATCTCCTCGGGCCTGAGCGACGCAGCCTGGCGGGCCGACCTCGTCCTGTGGGCCATCGGTACCGTCATCGGCCTCGCCACCGCCGTCGCCGTCCCGGCCCGTCTGCTCGTCGTCGACCCGAGCACCCCGACGACGGTGTGGGGCCTGGCCGTCGTCCCGCCGATGGTCTCGGCGACCGTCGGCGCCGGCATCGTCGGCTGGCTGAGCAGCCCGCAGGCGCGCGTGTGGATGCTGATCGCGAGCGCGGCCTGCTTCTTCGTCGCCCTCGTGCTGGGGGCCATCATCTTCGCGATCGCCTACCGTCACCACTGGCTCGTCGAGCCACTGCCGCTCGCGGCGTCGATCACCGCGTGGCTGCCGCTCGGTGTCGTCGGGCAGTCGAGCGCGGCCGCGCAAGCCATCGCGAAGCAGTCGGCGTCGATGCTGCAGGGCCCGTTCGCGACGACGGTGACGCAGATCGGCCACGTCTACGGCTACGTCATGCTGACGATCGGGGTGCCGCTCGTCGCCTGGGCCCTCGCCATGACTGTGCGCGGCTTCACCAAGCGCATGCCGTTCAGCCCCGGCTGGTGGGGCATGACGTTCCCCGTCGGCACGCTCGTGCTCGGCTCGACGATGCTGGGGCGCAGCTCGCACCACGCGATCTTCACGTGGGCCGGCGGCGCGCTGTACCTCTTCCTGCTCGGCACGTGGAGCGTCTGCGCGATCAGCTCGCTGCTCGCGGTGCGCCACCAGCGCGCTCTGCGTCACGCCTGA
- a CDS encoding DUF3097 domain-containing protein, protein MTDRYGSDVLSGDWRAPRRGRSREVPAELDVVVEDAQSGYVGAVVRVEKSGGQHVVFLEDRFGKARGFPLGAGFLIDGEPVTLVAPRPATAARLAEQQTQAGRTASGSLAVPGAKARVALGSRIFVEGRHDAELVEKVWGDDLRIEGVVVEYLEGVDDLAAVIRDFRPEKGRRLGILVDHLVPGTKEARIVEKARALPQARDHVLIVGHPYVDVWQSVRPERLGWSKWPVIPKGQSWKHGILAELGWPHATQADVARGWKQILGTVRTYADLQPELLGRVEELIDFVTDPAQQ, encoded by the coding sequence ATGACCGACCGTTACGGCTCCGACGTCCTCTCCGGCGATTGGCGCGCGCCTCGACGTGGGCGTTCGCGCGAGGTGCCCGCTGAGCTCGACGTCGTCGTCGAGGACGCCCAGAGCGGTTACGTCGGCGCCGTCGTGCGCGTCGAGAAGTCGGGCGGGCAGCACGTCGTCTTCCTCGAGGATCGCTTCGGCAAGGCCCGCGGATTTCCGCTCGGCGCCGGCTTCCTCATCGATGGCGAACCCGTGACGCTCGTTGCGCCCCGACCCGCCACCGCCGCGCGCCTCGCCGAGCAGCAGACGCAGGCCGGGCGGACGGCGTCCGGTTCGCTCGCCGTCCCCGGGGCGAAGGCGCGCGTCGCGCTGGGTTCGCGAATTTTCGTCGAGGGACGGCACGACGCCGAACTCGTCGAGAAGGTGTGGGGTGACGACCTGCGCATCGAGGGCGTCGTCGTCGAATACCTCGAGGGCGTCGACGATCTCGCGGCCGTCATCCGCGACTTCCGACCCGAGAAGGGACGCCGCCTCGGCATCCTCGTCGACCACCTCGTGCCCGGCACGAAGGAGGCACGAATCGTCGAGAAGGCACGCGCCCTGCCGCAGGCACGCGACCACGTGCTCATCGTCGGCCACCCCTACGTCGACGTGTGGCAGTCCGTACGACCCGAGCGGCTCGGCTGGTCGAAGTGGCCCGTCATCCCCAAGGGGCAGTCGTGGAAGCACGGCATCCTCGCCGAGCTCGGCTGGCCGCACGCGACGCAGGCGGACGTCGCGCGCGGATGGAAGCAGATCCTCGGCACCGTGCGCACGTACGCCGACCTGCAACCCGAACTGCTCGGACGCGTCGAGGAGCTCATCGACTTCGTCACCGACCCCGCGCAGCAGTGA
- a CDS encoding LysR family transcriptional regulator produces MTTWPDLATLELLVALADEGSLSAAARRCGVAQPNASRSIARLERRLGLSLIHRATTGARVTTDGLLVVEWARATLEAARALETGVAALRARTQAPLVVMASQTVAEHLLPGWIAGWQHAAGGAGAGGASPHDPSLGETRGISVAVGNTTEVLAAARGGEVDLGFIEGPGAPRGLNSVVVAHDDLVLVVAPQHPWAASSRVRAEELAATPLVARESGSGTRVALRRALAPLDVAPPALALASNAAVRVSAAAGTAPAVLSRLAVDDALRAGTLVEVGVDGVDLTRNLRAVWAGPRRLTNPAAAALLATAAG; encoded by the coding sequence GTGACGACCTGGCCCGACCTCGCGACGCTCGAACTGCTCGTGGCACTCGCCGACGAGGGCTCGCTCAGTGCGGCCGCCCGACGCTGCGGGGTGGCGCAACCCAACGCGAGTCGCAGCATCGCCCGGCTGGAGCGCAGGCTCGGCCTGTCGCTCATCCATCGCGCGACGACCGGTGCCCGCGTCACGACCGACGGCCTGCTCGTCGTCGAATGGGCGCGCGCGACGCTCGAGGCGGCGCGCGCCCTCGAGACGGGAGTCGCGGCACTGCGCGCTCGTACGCAGGCGCCGCTCGTCGTCATGGCGAGCCAGACGGTCGCCGAACACCTGTTACCGGGATGGATCGCGGGGTGGCAGCACGCCGCGGGTGGCGCGGGCGCCGGTGGCGCTTCCCCTCACGACCCATCGCTTGGCGAGACGCGCGGCATCTCGGTAGCCGTCGGCAACACGACGGAGGTGCTCGCCGCGGCACGCGGCGGTGAGGTGGATCTGGGGTTCATCGAGGGCCCCGGCGCTCCGCGCGGGTTGAACTCCGTCGTCGTCGCGCATGACGACCTCGTGCTCGTCGTCGCGCCGCAGCATCCGTGGGCCGCGAGCTCACGTGTCCGCGCCGAGGAACTGGCGGCCACACCGCTCGTCGCGCGCGAGTCGGGCTCGGGCACGCGGGTGGCCTTGCGCCGCGCCCTCGCGCCGCTCGATGTCGCTCCCCCGGCGCTCGCGCTGGCGAGCAACGCCGCCGTGCGGGTTTCCGCCGCGGCCGGGACGGCTCCCGCCGTCCTCAGCCGGCTCGCTGTCGACGACGCGCTGCGTGCGGGCACCCTCGTGGAGGTCGGCGTCGACGGCGTCGACCTCACCCGCAACCTGAGGGCCGTCTGGGCCGGCCCACGGCGGTTGACGAACCCCGCCGCCGCGGCGCTTCTGGCCACGGCGGCGGGGTGA
- a CDS encoding DUF4870 domain-containing protein, producing MSNSQPYPYPDERTQGQGTGRLAGAPYGAEPPVTGQGHLSDDERAASIVAHLSAPAAAILSAGWVSFLGPLIVWFIYRNRSAAVRRAAAGAFNFNVAFSILYIVGWVLVLTLVGIPVALVLWAVIFLVAAWCHVKGALRSARGESYDYPFQIRILN from the coding sequence GTGAGCAACTCCCAGCCGTACCCCTACCCCGACGAGCGCACGCAGGGCCAGGGAACCGGACGGCTGGCCGGCGCTCCGTACGGCGCCGAGCCGCCCGTCACCGGCCAGGGTCACCTCAGCGATGACGAGCGCGCCGCCTCGATCGTCGCGCACCTGTCGGCGCCGGCCGCCGCGATCCTGTCTGCGGGATGGGTGAGCTTCCTCGGCCCGCTCATCGTGTGGTTCATCTACAGAAACCGCTCCGCCGCGGTGCGCCGCGCAGCGGCCGGGGCGTTCAACTTCAACGTTGCGTTCTCGATTCTCTACATCGTCGGTTGGGTTCTGGTCTTAACCCTCGTCGGCATTCCCGTCGCGCTCGTGCTCTGGGCCGTCATCTTCCTCGTCGCCGCGTGGTGCCACGTCAAGGGAGCGCTGCGCTCGGCGCGTGGCGAGAGCTACGACTACCCGTTCCAGATCCGCATCCTCAACTGA
- the trmB gene encoding tRNA (guanosine(46)-N7)-methyltransferase TrmB — translation MSKPGYVPGATSGQPSEGAGEHPQVGPRPLARTRSFTRRGGRMPERHHRALSDNGEQYVLDVPRKPGTTEPVDGFRLDIAEVFGRRAKLVVEIGSGAGDQIVHAALEHPETDFIALEVWRPGIAQTISKAVHAGVTNVRLIEIDASEALDRLFAPGSVDEVWTFFPDPWPKTKHHKRRLVQLGFADVVADVLVPGGTWRLATDWADYAWHMRDVAEASPRFTNPWTGRLADAGDAHVDPEGARGGFAPRFEGRTTTRFETKGLKVERIVRDLEVKRAN, via the coding sequence GTGAGCAAGCCCGGTTACGTTCCGGGTGCGACGTCCGGCCAGCCGTCGGAGGGCGCGGGGGAGCACCCGCAGGTCGGGCCGCGCCCACTCGCACGCACGCGCTCGTTCACGCGCCGCGGCGGCCGGATGCCGGAGCGTCACCATCGTGCGCTGAGTGACAACGGTGAGCAGTACGTCCTCGACGTTCCCCGCAAGCCGGGGACGACCGAGCCCGTCGATGGTTTCCGGCTCGACATCGCCGAGGTGTTCGGACGCCGGGCGAAGCTCGTCGTCGAGATCGGTTCGGGCGCGGGGGATCAGATCGTCCATGCAGCGCTCGAGCACCCCGAGACGGATTTCATCGCTCTGGAGGTGTGGCGTCCCGGCATCGCGCAGACGATCTCGAAGGCCGTCCACGCGGGCGTGACGAACGTGCGTCTCATCGAGATCGACGCCTCCGAAGCGCTCGATCGGCTCTTCGCGCCGGGCAGCGTCGACGAGGTGTGGACGTTCTTCCCCGACCCGTGGCCGAAGACGAAGCACCACAAGCGTCGTCTCGTGCAGCTCGGCTTCGCCGACGTCGTCGCCGACGTCCTCGTGCCCGGCGGCACCTGGCGCCTCGCGACCGACTGGGCCGACTATGCCTGGCACATGCGTGACGTCGCCGAGGCGTCGCCGCGCTTCACCAACCCGTGGACCGGGCGCCTCGCGGACGCCGGGGACGCCCACGTCGATCCCGAGGGCGCGCGCGGAGGGTTCGCGCCGCGCTTCGAGGGCCGCACGACGACCCGCTTCGAGACGAAGGGTCTCAAGGTCGAGCGCATCGTGCGCGACCTCGAGGTGAAGCGAGCCAACTGA
- the dnaJ gene encoding molecular chaperone DnaJ, with the protein MNDYYAELGVTREASVEEIKRAYRKKARKLHPDVNPSPEAAEEFKRVGQAYDVLGDPQKKAAYDQGVDPYAPGGSAGFSFSDIMDAFFTGGAAGGGGGPRSRVQHGQDALLPLDIQLATAVFGGEQELTFDTAVVCSTCHGDGSRPGTGKHTCDVCGGAGQTQQVQRSFLGQVLTSRPCTACQGYGDIIDSPCFECDGNGRKRDTRTITIKVPAGVDTGTRIQLRGEGEVGPGGGPAGDLYVEVRVEKHPMFQRQGDDLHCSLELPMSAAALGATVPFETLDGSRDIDIKAGTQPGDVITLKGLGVTRLRTDNRGDLLVHANVRTPSKLTAEQADLLRQFAESRGEDSPAPKFQPVNQGLLGKLRQAWKG; encoded by the coding sequence GTGAACGACTACTACGCCGAACTCGGTGTCACGCGTGAGGCCTCCGTCGAGGAGATCAAGCGCGCCTACCGCAAGAAGGCCCGCAAGCTGCACCCCGACGTCAACCCCTCCCCGGAGGCGGCCGAGGAGTTCAAGCGCGTCGGGCAGGCCTACGACGTGCTCGGCGATCCGCAGAAGAAGGCGGCCTACGACCAGGGCGTCGACCCCTACGCGCCCGGCGGTAGCGCCGGGTTCAGCTTCAGCGACATCATGGACGCGTTCTTCACGGGGGGTGCCGCAGGGGGAGGCGGCGGCCCGCGCAGCCGCGTCCAGCACGGCCAGGACGCGTTGCTGCCGCTCGACATCCAACTCGCCACGGCCGTCTTCGGCGGCGAGCAGGAGCTGACGTTCGACACGGCCGTCGTCTGCTCGACCTGTCATGGCGACGGTTCGCGTCCCGGCACGGGCAAGCACACGTGTGACGTGTGCGGCGGTGCGGGGCAGACGCAGCAGGTGCAGCGCAGCTTCCTCGGCCAGGTGTTGACGTCGCGTCCGTGCACCGCGTGCCAGGGGTACGGCGACATCATCGACAGCCCGTGTTTCGAGTGCGACGGCAACGGCCGCAAGCGCGACACGCGCACCATCACGATCAAGGTACCCGCCGGCGTCGACACCGGCACGCGCATCCAGCTGCGTGGTGAAGGCGAGGTCGGCCCCGGCGGCGGCCCCGCCGGTGACCTGTACGTCGAGGTACGCGTCGAGAAGCACCCGATGTTCCAGCGTCAGGGCGACGATCTGCACTGCTCGCTCGAGCTGCCGATGTCGGCCGCGGCGCTCGGCGCCACGGTGCCGTTCGAGACGCTCGACGGCTCGCGCGACATCGACATCAAGGCCGGCACGCAGCCCGGCGACGTCATCACCCTCAAGGGCCTCGGCGTCACGCGGCTGCGCACCGACAACCGCGGCGACCTGCTCGTGCACGCCAACGTGCGCACCCCGAGCAAGCTGACGGCCGAGCAGGCCGACCTGCTGCGTCAGTTCGCCGAGTCGCGCGGAGAGGACTCGCCGGCGCCGAAGTTCCAGCCCGTCAACCAGGGCCTGCTCGGCAAGCTGCGTCAGGCCTGGAAGGGCTGA
- the hemW gene encoding radical SAM family heme chaperone HemW yields the protein MPQMPDGIPAPDDGALPSAALATLAGGAFGLYVHVPFCVTRCGYCDFNTYTLTELGEPGASVSTYADAALRELDLAARELGEAPSGVPVIETVFIGGGTPTMLPADDLVRILAKARELFGLAEGCEVTTEANPDSVDETYLRTLADGGFTRVSIGMQSAVPHVLATLERTHDPANVERAVRAAKDVGLQVSIDLIYGAPGESLDDWRTSLDAAIALEPDHISAYALVVEEGTKMGAQVRRGELPLPDDDDEADKYELADALLADAGYDWYEVSNWARSPQTQCRHNLAYWRDEPWWGVGPGAHSHVGGVRWWNVKHPRAYAQRVNAGLSPALARELLEERQRYEERVLLQVRLAEGLPLDMLDDDGRRAVAGIVASGLIDGPSAVRDKRVRLTLRGRLLTDTVVRALLAI from the coding sequence ATGCCGCAGATGCCCGACGGAATCCCCGCCCCTGACGACGGTGCTCTCCCGTCCGCCGCGCTCGCGACGCTGGCAGGCGGGGCGTTCGGGCTGTACGTCCACGTGCCGTTCTGCGTGACGCGCTGCGGTTACTGCGACTTCAACACCTACACGCTCACCGAGCTCGGTGAGCCGGGCGCGAGCGTCAGCACGTACGCGGACGCCGCGCTGCGCGAGCTGGATCTCGCGGCACGCGAGCTGGGCGAGGCACCCAGCGGCGTCCCCGTCATCGAGACCGTCTTCATCGGCGGCGGCACCCCGACGATGCTGCCCGCCGACGACCTCGTCCGCATCCTCGCGAAGGCGCGCGAGCTGTTCGGTCTCGCCGAGGGGTGCGAGGTCACGACGGAGGCCAACCCCGATTCGGTCGACGAGACCTACCTGCGCACCCTCGCCGACGGTGGTTTCACGCGCGTCAGCATCGGCATGCAGTCGGCCGTCCCGCACGTGCTCGCGACGCTCGAGCGCACGCACGACCCGGCCAACGTCGAACGCGCCGTGCGCGCCGCGAAGGACGTCGGGCTGCAGGTCAGCATCGATCTCATCTACGGCGCGCCGGGTGAGAGTCTCGACGACTGGCGCACCTCGCTCGACGCGGCGATCGCGTTGGAGCCCGACCACATCAGCGCCTACGCCCTCGTCGTCGAGGAGGGCACGAAGATGGGGGCGCAGGTGCGTCGCGGCGAGCTGCCCCTGCCCGATGACGACGACGAGGCCGACAAGTACGAGCTCGCCGACGCCTTGCTCGCGGATGCCGGGTACGACTGGTACGAGGTGTCGAACTGGGCGCGCTCGCCGCAGACGCAGTGCCGCCACAACCTCGCGTACTGGCGCGACGAGCCGTGGTGGGGTGTCGGCCCCGGCGCGCACAGCCACGTCGGCGGCGTGCGCTGGTGGAACGTCAAACATCCGCGCGCCTACGCCCAACGCGTCAACGCGGGGCTCTCGCCGGCGCTGGCACGCGAACTGCTCGAAGAGCGTCAGCGCTATGAGGAACGCGTCCTGCTCCAGGTGCGCCTCGCCGAGGGACTTCCTCTCGACATGCTCGACGATGACGGGCGACGCGCCGTCGCCGGCATCGTCGCCTCGGGGCTGATCGACGGCCCGTCAGCGGTGCGCGACAAACGAGTTCGTCTGACGCTGCGCGGTCGCCTGCTCACCGACACCGTCGTGCGGGCGCTGCTCGCGATCTGA
- a CDS encoding 16S rRNA (uracil(1498)-N(3))-methyltransferase codes for MTAHLYFVAPGALSDDIPPGAPVVLAGDEGRHAVTVKRMGVGEQILLADGHGLVAHAVVAETTKGELTAHVREVTRETPPAVTFTLVQALAKGDRDLQAVEAATELGVDAVVPWQGERSIVQWRGERAEKARRKWVAQAEAATKQSRRATPPRISDLVTKNAAAQAISATVAEGGLALVLHEDAEASLAQVELPSAGDVMLVVGPEGGITPAELDAFVAAGATPVRMGATVLRSSSAGPAALAALLARSRWV; via the coding sequence GTGACCGCGCACCTCTACTTCGTCGCACCCGGCGCTCTGTCCGACGACATACCGCCGGGTGCACCCGTCGTGCTCGCGGGTGACGAGGGACGCCACGCCGTCACCGTCAAGCGGATGGGTGTCGGTGAGCAGATCCTGCTCGCCGACGGCCACGGCCTCGTCGCGCACGCCGTGGTCGCAGAGACCACGAAGGGCGAGCTGACGGCGCACGTGCGCGAGGTGACGCGCGAGACGCCGCCGGCGGTGACGTTCACGCTCGTCCAGGCGCTCGCTAAGGGCGATCGCGACCTGCAGGCGGTGGAGGCGGCGACGGAGCTCGGCGTCGACGCCGTCGTGCCGTGGCAGGGGGAGCGTTCCATCGTGCAGTGGAGGGGTGAGCGCGCCGAGAAGGCCCGCCGTAAATGGGTGGCGCAGGCCGAGGCGGCCACGAAACAATCACGACGGGCGACGCCCCCGCGCATCAGTGACCTCGTGACGAAGAACGCTGCGGCGCAGGCGATCTCGGCCACCGTCGCGGAGGGCGGCCTCGCGCTCGTCCTGCACGAGGACGCCGAGGCGAGTCTCGCGCAGGTCGAGCTGCCGTCGGCCGGTGACGTGATGCTCGTCGTCGGCCCCGAGGGCGGCATCACGCCCGCCGAGCTCGACGCGTTCGTCGCGGCCGGTGCCACGCCGGTGCGGATGGGCGCCACCGTGCTGCGTTCGTCGTCGGCCGGCCCGGCGGCGCTCGCCGCCCTGCTCGCGCGCTCGCGCTGGGTCTGA
- the hrcA gene encoding heat-inducible transcriptional repressor HrcA, giving the protein MSDERRLEVLRAIVQDYVATSEPVGSKALLERHQLGVSAATIRNDMAALEDAGLISAPHTSAGRVPTDAGYRIFVDRLSQVRPLSATQRRAIETFLRQSVDLDDIVERTARLLATLTNQAAVMQYPSLRRSRVRHIELVPVAEGRLSLVVILDSGRIEQRLVSVASADDERLVQTLRARVNKVSGARLLTEAAAAMTELGAEFEPGQRADVDTIVATIAAVFAEDREERVVLAGTANLARAGLRDDAGLSVSRVLEALEEHVVLMRLISTRDDDPTHEVTVRIGAENDFAGLESTSLVTTAYGSDAVATLGVLGPTRMDYPQTMANVRAVARYVSELLEQ; this is encoded by the coding sequence ATGAGCGACGAACGGCGGCTCGAGGTGCTGCGCGCCATCGTGCAGGACTATGTCGCGACGTCCGAACCGGTGGGTTCGAAGGCGTTGCTCGAACGTCATCAGCTCGGCGTCTCCGCCGCGACGATCCGCAATGACATGGCCGCCCTCGAGGACGCCGGTCTCATCTCCGCGCCGCACACCTCGGCCGGTCGCGTGCCCACCGATGCCGGCTATCGAATCTTCGTCGACCGCCTCAGCCAGGTGCGGCCGCTGAGCGCGACACAGCGTCGCGCGATCGAGACGTTCTTGCGTCAGAGCGTCGACCTCGACGACATCGTCGAACGCACCGCCCGGCTGCTCGCCACACTGACGAACCAGGCCGCCGTCATGCAGTACCCGTCGCTGCGGCGCTCACGGGTGCGACACATCGAGCTGGTGCCGGTCGCCGAGGGGCGCCTGTCGCTCGTCGTCATCCTCGACTCAGGTCGCATCGAGCAGCGTCTCGTCTCCGTCGCCTCCGCCGACGACGAGCGCCTCGTCCAGACGCTGCGAGCGCGCGTCAACAAGGTCTCCGGCGCGCGGTTGCTCACCGAGGCCGCCGCGGCCATGACCGAGCTGGGCGCGGAGTTCGAGCCGGGGCAGCGTGCTGACGTCGACACGATCGTCGCGACGATCGCCGCGGTGTTCGCCGAGGACCGGGAGGAGCGCGTCGTGCTCGCGGGGACGGCGAACCTCGCGCGTGCCGGGCTGCGCGACGACGCGGGCCTCAGCGTCAGCCGTGTTCTCGAGGCGCTGGAGGAGCACGTCGTCCTCATGCGCCTCATCAGCACACGCGACGACGATCCGACGCACGAGGTGACCGTCCGCATCGGCGCCGAGAACGACTTCGCAGGCCTCGAGTCGACCTCGCTCGTGACGACGGCCTACGGCAGCGACGCCGTCGCGACGCTCGGCGTGCTCGGCCCGACCCGCATGGACTACCCGCAGACGATGGCGAACGTGCGCGCGGTCGCCCGCTACGTCTCCGAACTTCTCGAGCAGTGA
- a CDS encoding hotdog fold domain-containing protein: MNQVYGMYKKLTAKNDKAGRAAFSAAFALKAPYFRTVAPMVQTMEPHRGVVKIKKWWGVQNHIGTVHAIAIANGMECAMGLLAEATTPDDMRWIPKGITLDYVAKTPGDIVCVAETTPEDWDKEPPFQVDVKVTGRLVKDGTVAVEGIIPIYVSAKKKK; this comes from the coding sequence ATGAATCAGGTCTACGGCATGTACAAAAAGCTCACCGCGAAGAACGACAAGGCGGGGCGCGCAGCGTTCTCGGCCGCGTTCGCGCTCAAGGCGCCCTACTTCCGCACGGTCGCCCCGATGGTCCAGACGATGGAGCCGCACCGCGGCGTCGTGAAGATCAAGAAGTGGTGGGGTGTGCAGAACCACATCGGCACCGTGCACGCCATCGCCATCGCCAACGGCATGGAGTGCGCCATGGGGCTGCTCGCGGAGGCGACGACGCCCGACGACATGCGCTGGATCCCCAAGGGCATCACGCTCGACTACGTCGCGAAGACGCCCGGCGACATCGTGTGCGTCGCCGAGACGACGCCGGAGGACTGGGACAAGGAGCCGCCGTTCCAGGTCGACGTCAAGGTGACGGGGCGCCTCGTCAAGGACGGCACGGTCGCCGTCGAGGGCATCATCCCGATCTACGTCTCGGCCAAGAAGAAGAAGTGA